In a genomic window of Roseiflexus castenholzii DSM 13941:
- a CDS encoding DUF507 family protein: MRLSEDKIRRIAERLHDELEQRGLLMYKNPRGTPPGMGRAARVKAIYDFIVADLKVEEEIDAEVERILSTYSREIKGTERDVLFRKHKEEVARKRGYIL, encoded by the coding sequence ATGCGCCTGAGCGAAGACAAAATCCGCCGGATCGCCGAGCGGTTGCACGACGAACTGGAGCAGCGCGGCCTGCTGATGTACAAGAACCCGCGCGGCACACCGCCGGGGATGGGGCGGGCTGCGCGCGTCAAGGCGATCTACGATTTTATCGTCGCCGATCTGAAAGTCGAAGAAGAGATCGATGCCGAAGTCGAGCGCATTCTGAGCACCTATTCGCGCGAAATCAAAGGCACTGAGCGTGATGTGCTCTTCCGTAAGCATAAGGAAGAGGTGGCGCGCAAACGGGGGTATATTCTGTGA